From the Paenibacillus sp. R14(2021) genome, the window AGGTCATGTCAACGTTTTCATTTCCAGATATTAGTTGTATGCACATAGGATTGCACGACTGAAAGATGAGGCTGCAGGCGGGTTTGCACGGGGAAATGCAGCGATTGAACGGACTGCGCGCGAAAGCGGAGCGGCAGAGCCGGAACGGGCCAAATGCTTAGAATTATACAATTGTCACTGCTATCCCTCTGTGCTATGGTTGCAGGTAGTGGTTTGGTTTGATGCAAATGTGTAAGCGAAAGGTGGCTGGCGGCATTGAATACTGCAGCGGCACGCACGGCCGTCCTGCGAACAGGCACGGTTTACGTTATTTTATTCATGATCAGCTCCGTTCATTTATTGAACGATACGATGCAGGCCGTCGTGACCGCATTGTTCCCGGTATTTGCGGATTCGCTTCATCTAAGCTACGGCCAGATGGGCTGGATTGCCTTTACCCTCAATATGACCTCGTCCATCATGCAGCCGGTCGTCGGCTATTTCTCCGATAAACGTCCCATGCCCTGGATGCTCCCCGTCGGGATGGGACTCAGCTTGATCGGCATGGCCGGGCTTGCGTACGCGCCGGGATTTGCCTACGTGCTCTTGTCGGTCGTATTCGTCGGACTCGGCTCCGCGATCTTCCATCCGGAAGGCTCGAGGGTCGTCTACTTCGCGGCAGGCGGGCGGCGCGGACTAGCGCAGTCCATCTATCAGGTCGGCGGAAACGCAGGCAGCTCGCTTGCGCCGCTGATGACGATTTTCGTCTTCCTGCCTCTCGGTCAGCCCGGCGCGATTTGGGGCACGCTGCTTGCGGCTGCCGCAATCGCGATCCTGCTTCGCGTCGTACCTTGGTACAAGGGCCAGCTCAATGAGCACGGCAAGCCGGCCAAGAAAGCAAAGTCTGCCGGAACGACGAACGGGGCAGCCGGCAAGAGCCGGTCAGTAATCGTGTTCGCGATGACGATTCTGGTGCTGCTCGTATTCGCGCGTTCGTGGTACATGAGCGGCATCTCCAGCTTTTATAATTTCTTCGCGGAGGAGAAATACGGGTTATCAGTCCGCGCGGCTCAGGTGCCGATCTTCCTGTTCATGGCCGCAGGCGTGCTGGGCACGTTCTTCGGCGGCGTGCTTGCGGATCGCTTCGGCCGCAAACGGATGATTATGTTCTCCGTCGGCGGCGCAGCGCCGTTCGCGCTGCTGCTGCCGCATTTGCCGCTCGGCTGGGTGTATCCGGTCAGCTTCATTCTTGGCTTCATCCTGCTGTCCGGCTTCTCGGTCAGCGTCGTCTATGCGCAGGAGCTCATTCCGAACAATGTCGGCATGGCTTCGGGACTTATAACGGGGCTTGCCTTCGGCATGGGGGCACTCGGCGCGATCGTACTCGGCAACGCCGCGGAAGCGTGGGGGCTGGACAAAGTGATGAACTGGTCCAGCGTGCTTCCACTGCTTGGGCTGCTGTCGATATTGCTTCCGCCGGACCGGCGCGAATCAGCTTAACCTGGTCTTACAGCAGCAGAGGGCTGTCTCTTGTGTCATGGACGATGACAGGGGAGACAGCCTTTTTTTTTGGAGATCGACTTCTTCGATTCAATAACTATTTCAATATCTATGCGAGCACTAAGTTTTCGGCTGTTCTTCCGATACTTGGCTTGAACGAAACAGCCGTAATCGCGTAGAATGGAAGCAGGGCCGCAGGCCGATTTTAGTTCCGAAGGAGTGTATGAAGCATGGCGAGAAGCAAGGCGCGGAAGCGCATGGAGAAGCAAGTGCAGCAGGGCGGACTGGATCCAAGGCAGCAGCGGGGACATTGGAACGGGATCAAGCCGATTACGAGGGTGAAGCCGGATAAACGGAAATATGCGTATCCTAAGAACGACGATGATCGAGGTTTTAAGCATGCGGCAGCGGCTTAAAGGTTGGATCATCGTCGTTCTTCTGTAGCAAGGTGCTGGTTATTGCACTTCGATGGCGAACACGACAGACGTATCCCCTTTGGCATACTTGCCGTCCTCCGATTTCCAGAACGCCGAGATGCCGTAATCATACACGCCAGGCTCCTCCGGTGCATGGAACTGCCCGCCTGTCATCGGAATGCTGCTGAATGCGTTGCCGTCAAGATACTGCGTGAGATCTACCTGCGCGGGGGCGGGCTGATAGGGAATCGAAATTTGAATAGCCGCGCCGGGCGTTACGACTGCCGGCTGCTTGCCTTGCAGCATGATTTTACCTCCGGCATAATCGGCGCAGCCTCTGTTGCCCCAGCAGTACGTGCTTTGCGTGACGGGAATGGGTTTACCGGCGGAAACCACTTGCGGCACCGGAATGGTATCCGGCTTCGTAAGGATGGCATGGGCCTTCTGCGAGACAAAGGACTTCAAGGCCGAGGCTTGCGAGCAGCCGGTCAAGGCGAGCATGCTTGCAGCGAGCAGCAGGAAGACGCTGGATCGGGCGATGAACGGAATTTTACGCATGGAATGCCGACCTCCTTGTTGCTGCTATAGACGAACGTTCGAAGGAAAAGGTTCCGCGGGCAGCAGCCGGAATGCGGCGAAGGCGGCATTGTTAATTGCGGAAAACATGATATATTGACTAGGGCAGCGCAGCCCGTCTCTAAGGCTGCCCGTATAGCTGGAAAGGAAAACGGAACGATGAACAGACGCAAAGAATTGCAAAACGAATTCGGCATGAAGCAGCGTGCCATGGGCATCTTTCAAATTACTAACGGGCGCAATGGCAAACGGTACGTCGCAGCTTCGCCGACCTTGGACTCGGCCTGGCAGCGGGAGAAGTTCATGCTCGACATGGGCAGCCATCTCAATTCATCGCTTCAAGCGGACTATAAAGAGCAAGCCGGCGTCGATTTTCATTATGAAGAGCTTGAGAGGTTAAGTCTTGCCGAAGAGTCGGGCAGCGTGAACAAGGATGCGCTCGAACCAAGAACGACCGCGCTCAATCGCGGGGCAGTGCAGGCCTATCGGGACGCGCTCAAGAGGCTGGAGCAGCAATGGCTGGACAAGCTGCAGCCCTTCGAGCCGGACGGCTACAATCGGACAACGAGGGAGCAGTAGCCCGCGCGCAGCAACAGAATGCATCTGATACTCGCCATTAGTAGGGCAGCGGGACGTATCGGATAGGATCGAATACTGGAGAGACCGTCATCATCACGATGAGCGCGTCTCTTTTTTTTGCTGTTCCTCTATCAGTTCGTCGCTATGTATAATAATGGCATACCAAGCAAGTCAGGGTTCCTTGCGAAAATCTTTTTGACAGTTAGGGAACTATTAGGCGGCTCCATCGTCTACTTTCCGAGGTGAATAGGTTGCAGTTTGAATATTTGAAGCATGTGACAGATGGCTTGGACCGTCACGCTGTGCTTAACGAGCTTATGGCGGCGTACGGCAAGGACGTCTGGAATTTCGCCTTCTTCTACACGCATTCGAGAGAGATGGCAGACGATATCGCTCAGGACGTATTCGTGAAGGTATTTCAGCAGCTTTACGATTTCCGGGGACAGTCGTCGATCAAAACATGGCTGCTTTCCATTACCCGCAACACGGCGCGCGACGTGCTGCGGTCGGCTTGGGTGAGGCGGGTCGTGCTATTCGATACGATTCGTACCCGCTCGCACCATTCGCCGTCGGCGGAGCGGGAGAGCCTGGACAAGCTGATGACCGAGGAGATTTGGGCGGTCGTCTTGAAGCTGCCGCGAAAGCTGCGGGAAGTGCTGCTGCTGAATAGCCATTATGACCTCTCCATGCAAGAGATGGCGGATTTGCTCCAAGTATCAATCGGCACCGTGAAGTCGCGTTTGCACCGCGCAAGAGCCGCGGTCAATCGAATGCTGACCGAGACATCACTGTTGACCGGGGAGGAAGAATGGACATGAAGGAGCCGGTAAACGACTGGGAGCGTCGTCTTGCAGGAAAGCCTCCCGTAAGGAATGGGTTCACCTCGGAGCTGGAACGTAAAGTGAGGGAGCGCATTTATATGAATACAACCAAACGGCGTGCGCTGTTTCGAGCGGCGGCTGCGATAATGAGCATGGTTATTTTGATAGGCTGCGGCTGGTGGTTTCGGGACGATGTCATAGCGCTGCTGAAGCCGAAGGGACAAGAAGAGGTGCCTGCCGCATTAAGCAAGGACCCGCTCGCGAATAAGGAATATGTGCTGAAGGTGCAGCAGTTCGAACAGATGAACAGCTTCGAATATCTCTATAAGAAACCGTTCATTATTCGGCATCCATCCGTGAAACTGAAGATGGCGAACGCCGCTTACAAGCTTGCGCAGGATCCCGAGAAATTCGAAGCCTGGTTCGATCAGGAACAGCCGGACATCGTACAACTGCCAATGAATCTCTATACGAAGCTTGCTGCGGACGGCAAGCTGAAGCCGCTGGATGCGCTGATGAAGGCAAGCAAATTCGACTTGGGGGCGCTGCATGCCCCGCTGATCGACTACCTGCGGCAGGCGGGCGGGAACGGCGAGCTATATGGACTTTCGCCGGATTTTGACACCATGGTGTTGTACATCAACGAGGATGTATTTGCTGCTCACGGGATTGCGGTGCCCGAAGGCGAGCAGTCGATGGAGCAGATTTTGCAGCTGGCTGCGCGGTTTCAAGGCACTGGTGTTACGGGGCTCAGCGCGACAGCCCAGGCGAACAAGTTCTCGCTGGTGGAGCTGATCGGGCAAACGAACGGCCTGCAAACGATGAAGAGCGTTGAAGGTCACTACGAGGCAACGGTCAATTCCGCGGCGTGGAAGAAGATATGGGATTCGGTCGCTGCCGGCTACCGGGACGGCTGGATCAAGCCGGAGAAGGCGAAAAACTACGGCAAGAATGGTTTGACAATGGCAGAGATGGCCAAACAGGATGCCTTTGCGCTCGGCCAGGTCGCCATGACGATCGCACCCAGCTATTACTACACAAATTATGAGCAGTATGCGCAAGAAGAGGCGATGAAGGCGAATTGGGCTGCGCTGCCGATTCACGTCGATCCGTCGGCAACCAATCCAGGCAGATATCTCAGTGCGAACACGATCTACGCATTGAATGCATCCTCGATCCAAAGCGAAGCGGCTTGGCAGCTGCTGCAGTTTATCGTCGGAAGCAAACTTACTGATAGTCCTAGTACTCGATATCAGCTCCTGAAGCCGCTGGCCGATCGGACAGGAATGAACCCGGCAACGAGCAAGCATTGGGATGCCTTTTATGCGACAGGGGTTGATCCGGTGAAGGCGGCGGAAAACACGATCTTCCTGTCGGACCCAGATGTTTCTGCGGCAAACGGGATCCTGTACAAGCTCGGCAGTGAAGAAATGGAATCCATTCTGAATGATTCGATTTCCGTCTCAGCGGCGCTTGAGTCGCTTCAGAGCAAACTGGAAACCCAGCTTCTTGGCATCGAACAAGGTAAGCGCCCATGAGAAAACGTCTAATTGCTTTTCTCGTTGCGGCGATCATGATGAGTTCGTTGCTCTACGGCTGCATGCTTCGCAGCGATGGTGATGCCAGCCAACAGGTGCTGCGCATCGCGCTTCCGGACAAGGATAGTTATCAATCGAGTCTAGGCGATTATTTGTCAGCCGCTTATCCGGATATGAAGGTTGAGTTGATCGAAATGGAGCCGGGCTTTAATCCGATTTCCATCGAGCAATACGAGCAGAAGCTGAAGGAAGAGAAGCCGGATCTCGTTCTGCTGGGCTATTCGGGCAAATACGCCAAACTGGCGTCAGACGGCATGCTGTCGGACTTATCGCTTCGCATGCAAGCAAGCGGCCTGCATGAAGACGATTTATACCCCGGCATGATCGAGAAGATCAAACGTGACGGAGGAGGCACTTTGTTTGCCATCGCCCCTACGTTTCAAGCCGAGGTGCTATACTACAACGCGGATCTGTTCCGCCAGTATAAGGTCGGCCTGCCGCAGAACGGGATGACGATCAAGGATGTGATGAAGCTGGCCAGTCAGTTTGCCAGAGCAGGCAGCTACAAGGCCGGCATCGCAGGCTACCACTTGCCGCTGAGCAGCATGCCGAAGGATCTGCTGCTCGATATGTCGAGCCGAGAGGGCATCAAGGCTGTCGACTTTCGTTCAGGGAAGGTCACGGTCAACACGCCCAGCTGGAGAGCGCTTATCACGATGGTCATCGAATTGTATCGGAACGGAACTTACAGGATGCAGAATGTGCAGGGCGTAGTGAAGGACGGGGAGACTTGGTACGGCCCCGAGGAGGTAAGCGAGGCGGATTTATTCGCCAAAGGGAAAGCGGCGATGACGATCGCCAGCTACAACAGCATTCAGAATGCAAAATTCGAGACGGGCTTCGTCACGCCGCCGGTCAGCTCGCTCGACACGAGCCGCTCTATGAATCTGGGCGTCTACAACTACATGGCGATCCCCGCGGGCGCCGCGAACGGGGATGCGGCATGGACGGTCATTCAGTTCATGTTAAGCGACTATATGGCGAAGGTAAGCGCAGGTCTTGAAGAAGCCTACGCCATGCCGGTACAGAAGTCATACATGAAATACGACCATAATCCTGTATTGCCTAAACTGTATGACTTGCTGCCTGGCGTCGATCAAGTGTACGACTCCACCGGTTACGACCCCAAGTTCATGACCCTATTCTACGAGCTGCAGGATCGTGAAATCAAAGCCGCCGTCAAAGGCGAGATAACCGCCGATGCCTGCATCGCGGCGATTCAGCAAGAAGGACAAGCGCTGCTTGACGCTGCGAAAGTGAAGAAGTAGCGAAGGGAGCCTCCGAGCCCGAGATCGGGACGATGAATAAGAAAGCTCCTGCAGCAGATGCTGCAGGAGCTTTCTTTGTCCTATAGGGTTTGCCGGAGACCAGCGCTAGCCAGCAGCATCGGTCCGTGTGTCGCATTCATATGCGGTAATGCTTAGCACCATCCTAGACGCCGCTTCCTTTCATTTTGGCCAGAAATGCGGAGATCGCATAGTAGGCGGCCCCGCGTACGGCGGAGCGGTCCCCCTGCTCCGCGAACAGAATGCGCAGCTTGCCGCGGTGATGCGACAAGGCGCGGCCTGCAACGGTGCGCTGAATCGCATCGCTGATCCAGGCTTCCGCCCGCCGCATCCGGTTTCCGATGATCACGACATCAGGATTAAACACGTTGACGATGTTCGCGATGCCGACGCCGATCCATTCCCCGATGTGATCGAGCAGCGCAATCACCTCCGCGTTACCGTGCGATGCGGCATCCAGCAAGTCTTCCAGGTCGTGATAGCCAAGCGGCACGGCTTGCTCCAGCAGCGCATTCTCGGAAGCGTACAGCTCCCAGCAGCCTTGATTGCCGCAGCGGCAGGGCTTACCGTCCGCTTCGATGGAGAGATGTCCAAGCTCGCCGGAGAACCCGCCGGCGCCGCGGTACAGCTCTTTATTCAAGATCATGCCGGTTCCGATCCCGATCCCGACACTGACATAAATCTGATTGGCGACACGGCGGCCTGCTCCGTACTTCTGCTCGCCCTGCGCGCCTGCGTTCGCCTCGTTATCGATCGTAACAGGCACGCCGAACCGAGCTTCGACCACCGCCCGCAGCGGCACTTCCGGCCAAGAGAGGTTCGGCGCGAACAGAATCGTGCCGGATTCGTTAACAAGGCCGGGCACGCCGATCCCGATGCCGACCAGGCCGTAAGGGCAGTCCGGGATATCAAGCCGCAGCGCATCGATGCAGGCAATCAGCTGCGCGATTACGCTATCCGAATCCTGCGTAGTCAGCGTCAGCGTACATTCGCTGATGACGGCGCCTTCCAGATCAGTCAGAATGCCGAGAATGTAGTTGACGCCAAGATCGATGCCAATTGCATAACCGGCGCTCGCATGAAACTGCAGCAGGTTCGGCTTGCGGCCGCCGCTGGATTTGCCTAGCCCTAGATCCAGCACGAGATGGCTGTCGATCAGATCCTGCACGAGACTCGATACCGTTGCCTTGTTCAGTCCCGTCCGCTCCGAGATTTGGGCACGCGAGAGAGGGGCATACCGGAGCACCGCATCCAGCACGATCGCGGTATTCATTTTTTTGACGAGCGCCAAATCTCCGGTTTTCTTCATAATCCGCTGACTTCCTCCGTTTGCCTTGCATGATATGGGAACGATTTTACCACGGGAAACGAAATGTTGCATCTATAGTTTATGGGCCGAGAGAGGAGAAGCGTCCTCGGCGCGAATGAACAGCTGACGATATCCGCATAATTCGGCTGGATTTAACAGAGGCTGATTCTGTTGAAACAACGTAATCCCCGGCAGGAGTTGAGAGGTAGGCTGTCCTGCTGCCGATATGCGGGCAAGACGTACAAGCTATTCAAAAAAACTTACTTTGTTTACTAGACAAACAAAGTTTAACGATGCTAAAATAACCATAAGAACGTTTTCATAATCATTAATCCGGGAGGGATTTCATTTCATGGCTTATTTCAAAAACATTGGTAAAATTGCATACGAAGGCAAAAACTCCGACAATCCGCTTGCGTTCAAACACTACAATCCGCAAGAAGTTGTACTTGGCAAAACGATGGAAGAACATTTGCGTTTCGCAGTCGCTTATTGGCATACATTCACAGGCACCGGCTCCGATCCGTTCGGTGCAGGCACGGCCGTTCGCGGCTGGGACAGCGCGGACGCGATGGATCAAGCGAAAGCCCGCGTCGAAGCAAACTTCGAATTCCTGAGCAAAATCGGCATTCCGTACTACTGCTTTCATGACCGCGACATCGCGCCTGAAGGCACTACGCTTGCCGAAACGAACAAGAACCTTGACGTTATCGTAGACCTGCTGGAAGCGAACATGAAGACCTCCGGCGCGAAGCTGCTCTGGAACACGGCGAACATGTTCACGAACCCGCGCTTCGTTCACGGCGCAGGCACAACTTCCAATGCCGACGTATTCGCTTATGCCGGCGCGCAGCTGAAGAAGAGCCTTGAAGTGGGCAAACGCCTCGGCGCGGAGAACTACGTCTTCTGGGGCGGCCGCGAAGGCTACGAAACGCTGCTTAACACGGATATGGCGCTTGAGCTCGATAACCTGGCACGCCTGTTCCACATGGCGATCGCGTACGCCAAAGAAATCGGCTTCGGTGCTCAATTCCTGATCGAGCCTAAACCGAAAGAGCCGTCCAAACACCAATACGACTTTGATGCGGCTACGACAATCGCGTTCCTGCAGAAATATGATCTCAAAGAGCACTTCAAGCTGAACCTGGAAGCGAACCATGCAACGCTCGCTGGCCACACGTTCGAGCACGAAATCCGCGTAGCGGCAATCAACGGCATGCTGGGCTCGCTCGATGCGAACCAAGGCGACCTGCTGCTCGGCTGGGATACGGATGAATTCCCGACCGACCTGTACTCCACGACGCTTACGATGTACGAAGTGCTCAAAGCCGGCGGCATCGGCAAGGGCGGCGTCAACTTCGACGCGAAAGTACGCCGCGGTTCCTTCGAGGACGAGGACTTGTTCCTCGCGCATATCGCAGGTATGGACACGTATGCTTGGGGCCTCAAAGCAGCTGCGAAGCTGATCGAAGAGAAGGTGCTCGACAACATTGTCGACAACCGCTACCGCAGCTTCAAGGACGGCATCGGCGCAGAGATCGTAGCCGGCCGCGCCACGCTGGCATCGCTTGAGCAGTATGCGCTGCAAAACAATGTGATCAAGAACGAATCCGGCCGCCAAGAGCGCATTAAATTGGTGCTGAACGAAATCATCTATAGCGTATAGGAGGCC encodes:
- a CDS encoding MFS transporter, which translates into the protein MNTAAARTAVLRTGTVYVILFMISSVHLLNDTMQAVVTALFPVFADSLHLSYGQMGWIAFTLNMTSSIMQPVVGYFSDKRPMPWMLPVGMGLSLIGMAGLAYAPGFAYVLLSVVFVGLGSAIFHPEGSRVVYFAAGGRRGLAQSIYQVGGNAGSSLAPLMTIFVFLPLGQPGAIWGTLLAAAAIAILLRVVPWYKGQLNEHGKPAKKAKSAGTTNGAAGKSRSVIVFAMTILVLLVFARSWYMSGISSFYNFFAEEKYGLSVRAAQVPIFLFMAAGVLGTFFGGVLADRFGRKRMIMFSVGGAAPFALLLPHLPLGWVYPVSFILGFILLSGFSVSVVYAQELIPNNVGMASGLITGLAFGMGALGAIVLGNAAEAWGLDKVMNWSSVLPLLGLLSILLPPDRRESA
- a CDS encoding GIY-YIG nuclease family protein, yielding MNRRKELQNEFGMKQRAMGIFQITNGRNGKRYVAASPTLDSAWQREKFMLDMGSHLNSSLQADYKEQAGVDFHYEELERLSLAEESGSVNKDALEPRTTALNRGAVQAYRDALKRLEQQWLDKLQPFEPDGYNRTTREQ
- a CDS encoding RNA polymerase sigma factor, with product MNRLQFEYLKHVTDGLDRHAVLNELMAAYGKDVWNFAFFYTHSREMADDIAQDVFVKVFQQLYDFRGQSSIKTWLLSITRNTARDVLRSAWVRRVVLFDTIRTRSHHSPSAERESLDKLMTEEIWAVVLKLPRKLREVLLLNSHYDLSMQEMADLLQVSIGTVKSRLHRARAAVNRMLTETSLLTGEEEWT
- a CDS encoding ABC transporter substrate-binding protein → MKEPVNDWERRLAGKPPVRNGFTSELERKVRERIYMNTTKRRALFRAAAAIMSMVILIGCGWWFRDDVIALLKPKGQEEVPAALSKDPLANKEYVLKVQQFEQMNSFEYLYKKPFIIRHPSVKLKMANAAYKLAQDPEKFEAWFDQEQPDIVQLPMNLYTKLAADGKLKPLDALMKASKFDLGALHAPLIDYLRQAGGNGELYGLSPDFDTMVLYINEDVFAAHGIAVPEGEQSMEQILQLAARFQGTGVTGLSATAQANKFSLVELIGQTNGLQTMKSVEGHYEATVNSAAWKKIWDSVAAGYRDGWIKPEKAKNYGKNGLTMAEMAKQDAFALGQVAMTIAPSYYYTNYEQYAQEEAMKANWAALPIHVDPSATNPGRYLSANTIYALNASSIQSEAAWQLLQFIVGSKLTDSPSTRYQLLKPLADRTGMNPATSKHWDAFYATGVDPVKAAENTIFLSDPDVSAANGILYKLGSEEMESILNDSISVSAALESLQSKLETQLLGIEQGKRP
- a CDS encoding extracellular solute-binding protein, whose product is MRKRLIAFLVAAIMMSSLLYGCMLRSDGDASQQVLRIALPDKDSYQSSLGDYLSAAYPDMKVELIEMEPGFNPISIEQYEQKLKEEKPDLVLLGYSGKYAKLASDGMLSDLSLRMQASGLHEDDLYPGMIEKIKRDGGGTLFAIAPTFQAEVLYYNADLFRQYKVGLPQNGMTIKDVMKLASQFARAGSYKAGIAGYHLPLSSMPKDLLLDMSSREGIKAVDFRSGKVTVNTPSWRALITMVIELYRNGTYRMQNVQGVVKDGETWYGPEEVSEADLFAKGKAAMTIASYNSIQNAKFETGFVTPPVSSLDTSRSMNLGVYNYMAIPAGAANGDAAWTVIQFMLSDYMAKVSAGLEEAYAMPVQKSYMKYDHNPVLPKLYDLLPGVDQVYDSTGYDPKFMTLFYELQDREIKAAVKGEITADACIAAIQQEGQALLDAAKVKK
- a CDS encoding ROK family transcriptional regulator → MKKTGDLALVKKMNTAIVLDAVLRYAPLSRAQISERTGLNKATVSSLVQDLIDSHLVLDLGLGKSSGGRKPNLLQFHASAGYAIGIDLGVNYILGILTDLEGAVISECTLTLTTQDSDSVIAQLIACIDALRLDIPDCPYGLVGIGIGVPGLVNESGTILFAPNLSWPEVPLRAVVEARFGVPVTIDNEANAGAQGEQKYGAGRRVANQIYVSVGIGIGTGMILNKELYRGAGGFSGELGHLSIEADGKPCRCGNQGCWELYASENALLEQAVPLGYHDLEDLLDAASHGNAEVIALLDHIGEWIGVGIANIVNVFNPDVVIIGNRMRRAEAWISDAIQRTVAGRALSHHRGKLRILFAEQGDRSAVRGAAYYAISAFLAKMKGSGV
- the xylA gene encoding xylose isomerase, which encodes MAYFKNIGKIAYEGKNSDNPLAFKHYNPQEVVLGKTMEEHLRFAVAYWHTFTGTGSDPFGAGTAVRGWDSADAMDQAKARVEANFEFLSKIGIPYYCFHDRDIAPEGTTLAETNKNLDVIVDLLEANMKTSGAKLLWNTANMFTNPRFVHGAGTTSNADVFAYAGAQLKKSLEVGKRLGAENYVFWGGREGYETLLNTDMALELDNLARLFHMAIAYAKEIGFGAQFLIEPKPKEPSKHQYDFDAATTIAFLQKYDLKEHFKLNLEANHATLAGHTFEHEIRVAAINGMLGSLDANQGDLLLGWDTDEFPTDLYSTTLTMYEVLKAGGIGKGGVNFDAKVRRGSFEDEDLFLAHIAGMDTYAWGLKAAAKLIEEKVLDNIVDNRYRSFKDGIGAEIVAGRATLASLEQYALQNNVIKNESGRQERIKLVLNEIIYSV